A genome region from Bordetella genomosp. 10 includes the following:
- a CDS encoding carboxymuconolactone decarboxylase family protein yields MENDKTLAEKQAYLDKLVRDRGYVLDYHKILVKHDFEAMTAINRLLETVYLKDRLLDRRTKELLSIFGLILGRAARGQIQSHMQVAVDLGATAGELLELVELVLPMAGFATFQIGFAAWCDFFQVDGLEPTVARFEGGRPA; encoded by the coding sequence ATGGAAAACGACAAGACCCTGGCGGAAAAGCAGGCCTACCTGGACAAGCTGGTGCGGGACCGCGGCTACGTGCTGGATTATCACAAGATCCTGGTCAAGCATGACTTCGAGGCCATGACCGCCATCAACCGTCTCCTGGAGACCGTCTACCTGAAGGATCGCCTGCTGGACCGGCGCACCAAGGAATTGCTGTCCATCTTCGGCCTGATCCTGGGACGCGCCGCGCGCGGCCAGATCCAGAGCCACATGCAAGTGGCGGTGGACCTGGGCGCGACGGCCGGCGAATTGCTGGAACTGGTGGAACTGGTGCTGCCCATGGCGGGCTTCGCCACCTTCCAGATCGGCTTCGCCGCCTGGTGCGACTTCTTCCAGGTGGACGGCCTCGAACCCACGGTGGCGCGTTTCGAGGGCGGCCGTCCGGCCTAG
- a CDS encoding CaiB/BaiF CoA transferase family protein, protein MSSSLPLEGITVVELGHSVAAPYAGQILGDLGARVVKIERPGKGDDARSWGPPFVGGVSACFLSLNRNKHSVALDLKDPAARAGLRDFVRREADVVLQNLRPGAVAAYALDGATLRADNERLIYCNMGAFGAAGPLAQRPGYDPLMQAAGGIMGITGEPGRPPVRVGVSLVDMGTAMWAVIGILSALRARAAGGAGCVVDVSLYETALGLMSVHIANFSASGEVPLPYGSGAPITAPYQAFKARDGYLVIAAGNTGQFHKLCDVLHCPEWRADPRYETNEGRLRHKAALARDIEARLALEDVETWVAALERAGVPCAPIRDVRQVSRDPQTRALGILRDGDGRLPAMVGLPLSFDARRPGLRHGPPALGSHTLEELAETGGERAARE, encoded by the coding sequence ATGTCTTCATCCCTGCCGCTTGAAGGAATTACCGTCGTCGAACTCGGGCACAGCGTGGCCGCGCCCTACGCGGGCCAGATACTCGGCGACCTGGGCGCGCGCGTCGTCAAGATCGAACGGCCCGGCAAGGGCGACGACGCCCGTTCCTGGGGCCCGCCCTTCGTCGGCGGCGTATCGGCCTGCTTCCTGAGCCTGAACCGCAACAAGCACTCCGTCGCGCTGGACCTGAAGGACCCGGCGGCGCGCGCCGGACTGCGCGACTTCGTCAGGCGCGAGGCCGACGTCGTCCTGCAGAACCTGCGCCCCGGCGCCGTCGCGGCATACGCGCTGGACGGCGCCACCCTGCGCGCCGACAACGAACGGCTGATCTACTGCAATATGGGCGCCTTCGGCGCCGCCGGCCCGTTGGCGCAACGTCCCGGCTACGACCCCTTGATGCAGGCCGCCGGCGGCATCATGGGAATCACCGGCGAGCCGGGCCGGCCGCCGGTGCGCGTGGGCGTATCGCTGGTGGACATGGGCACCGCCATGTGGGCGGTGATCGGCATCCTGTCGGCCCTGCGCGCGCGCGCCGCCGGCGGCGCCGGCTGCGTGGTGGACGTGTCGCTGTACGAAACCGCGCTCGGATTGATGAGCGTGCACATCGCCAACTTCTCGGCCTCCGGCGAAGTCCCGCTGCCGTACGGCTCCGGCGCGCCCATCACCGCCCCCTACCAGGCCTTCAAGGCGCGCGACGGCTACCTGGTGATCGCGGCCGGCAATACCGGCCAATTCCACAAGCTGTGCGACGTGCTGCATTGCCCCGAATGGCGCGCGGACCCGCGCTACGAAACCAACGAGGGCCGGCTGCGCCACAAGGCCGCCCTGGCGCGGGACATCGAAGCCAGGCTGGCGCTGGAAGACGTGGAAACCTGGGTAGCGGCGCTGGAGCGCGCGGGCGTGCCGTGCGCCCCCATCCGCGACGTGCGCCAGGTGTCGCGCGACCCGCAGACCCGGGCCCTGGGCATCCTGCGCGACGGCGACGGGCGGCTGCCGGCCATGGTCGGCCTGCCGCTGAGCTTCGACGCGCGGCGCCCCGGCCTGCGGCATGGGCCGCCCGCGCTGGGATCGCATACGCTGGAGGAACTGGCGGAAACCGGCGGGGAACGAGCCGCCCGCGAATAA
- a CDS encoding MmgE/PrpD family protein — translation MSTVSEQLAAFIQATTTAGLRPDIVELAKSRVLDAIATALTARGLPVPALAAAFVQGNRGNATVIGSRAGVPAIDAALVNATLVNGSSLDDFLEKSHPSAVVVPAALAVAEEQGASGADFLASVIAGYELVGRAYLAAPGMLPRFRATGVAGAVGAAAAAGKLLKLDQAGLMNALGYAAMFASGFGEGFLSGTMEVKFNVGWAARSGVSAARLAQLGGTASPLVFEGKSGFLRAFGGGDAGHAAEATRGLGKHLLIEDTIYKEYPVCIFVQTPMYLALDLAKRHRLDPARISRVSILAPKDTFENPGFQNVAPYANALQARTSASFCTTAALLGKPIDEHDFYARTTDAEVLALAAKVELLPPSADKERVTVRVACDGEVHEASALQMEMLRPATGKIVEKFRRLAGPVFGPSTDRVAEAVMQLDRARHVGELTELLRLDPG, via the coding sequence ATGTCCACCGTCAGCGAGCAGTTGGCAGCATTCATCCAGGCCACCACGACAGCGGGCCTGCGGCCGGACATCGTCGAACTGGCCAAGTCGCGCGTCCTGGACGCCATCGCCACGGCCCTGACGGCGCGCGGCCTGCCGGTGCCCGCCCTGGCCGCGGCTTTCGTCCAGGGCAATCGCGGCAACGCGACTGTGATCGGCAGCCGCGCCGGCGTGCCGGCGATCGACGCCGCCCTGGTCAACGCCACGCTGGTGAACGGCAGTTCGCTGGACGATTTCCTGGAGAAGTCGCATCCGTCCGCGGTCGTGGTGCCGGCCGCGTTGGCCGTGGCCGAGGAGCAGGGCGCTTCCGGCGCGGATTTCCTGGCGAGCGTGATCGCGGGTTATGAACTGGTCGGCCGCGCCTACCTGGCCGCGCCCGGCATGCTGCCCCGGTTCCGCGCCACCGGCGTGGCCGGGGCGGTGGGCGCGGCGGCGGCGGCCGGCAAGCTGTTGAAGCTGGACCAGGCCGGATTGATGAACGCGCTGGGCTACGCGGCCATGTTTGCCTCGGGCTTCGGCGAGGGTTTCCTGTCCGGCACCATGGAGGTCAAGTTCAATGTCGGCTGGGCCGCGCGCAGCGGCGTCAGCGCGGCGCGCCTGGCGCAATTGGGCGGCACGGCATCGCCGCTGGTCTTCGAGGGCAAGTCCGGCTTCCTGCGCGCCTTCGGCGGCGGCGATGCCGGGCATGCGGCCGAGGCCACGCGCGGCCTGGGCAAGCATCTGCTGATCGAGGACACGATCTACAAGGAATATCCGGTGTGCATCTTCGTGCAGACGCCGATGTACCTGGCGCTCGACCTGGCGAAGCGCCACCGGCTGGATCCGGCGCGCATCTCGCGCGTCTCCATCCTGGCGCCCAAGGATACCTTCGAGAACCCGGGTTTCCAGAACGTCGCGCCCTATGCCAATGCGCTGCAGGCGCGCACCAGCGCCAGTTTCTGCACGACGGCGGCATTGCTGGGCAAGCCCATCGACGAACACGATTTCTACGCGCGCACCACCGACGCCGAGGTGCTCGCGCTGGCCGCCAAGGTCGAACTGCTGCCGCCGTCCGCGGACAAGGAGCGCGTGACGGTGCGCGTCGCCTGCGACGGCGAGGTCCATGAGGCGAGCGCGCTGCAGATGGAAATGCTGCGGCCCGCCACCGGCAAGATCGTGGAGAAATTCCGCCGCCTGGCCGGGCCGGTGTTCGGCCCTTCCACCGACCGCGTGGCGGAGGCGGTCATGCAACTGGACCGCGCCCGGCACGTCGGCGAACTGACCGAACTGCTGCGCCTGGATCCCGGCTGA
- a CDS encoding Bug family tripartite tricarboxylate transporter substrate binding protein, with product MKLLSALATACVAVACGGALPAHAAYPDHPIRFIVPFPPGGSTDVAARIVCERAQKILGQPIVIYNQGGGGAIVGSTTAAQAAPDGYTLLLVQPSHASNPSLIRQLPYDTEKAFVPISGLAWHPGLLVASPSKPHKTFAEFIAYTKAHPGKVSYATAGVGTFPHLTMALLSEVGGLSMVHVPYKGAGPTKTDLIAGRVDVKVDAYATSIGLIQKGELRALAVTGKGRIPQLPDVPAVEETYPGFESSIWMGVAAPAGVPPDVVKKLGQAFAEAIKDPAVVHSLDTQGIYPLALSGPQLGDLIHSEIGKWAKTIKDAGIVAQ from the coding sequence ATGAAACTGCTGTCAGCCCTCGCCACGGCCTGCGTGGCCGTTGCGTGCGGCGGCGCCTTGCCGGCGCATGCCGCTTATCCCGACCATCCCATCCGCTTCATCGTGCCGTTCCCGCCGGGCGGCAGCACCGACGTGGCGGCGCGCATCGTCTGCGAGCGCGCGCAGAAAATCCTCGGCCAGCCCATCGTCATCTACAACCAGGGCGGCGGCGGCGCCATCGTGGGATCGACCACCGCGGCGCAGGCGGCCCCCGACGGCTATACGCTGCTGCTGGTGCAGCCGTCGCACGCCTCCAATCCTTCACTGATCAGGCAACTGCCTTACGACACGGAGAAAGCCTTCGTGCCGATCTCGGGCCTGGCCTGGCATCCCGGCCTGCTGGTCGCCAGCCCTTCCAAGCCGCACAAGACCTTCGCCGAGTTCATCGCCTATACCAAGGCGCATCCCGGCAAGGTCAGCTACGCGACCGCCGGCGTGGGCACCTTCCCGCACCTGACCATGGCGCTGCTGTCCGAGGTGGGCGGCTTGTCCATGGTGCACGTGCCGTACAAGGGCGCGGGGCCGACCAAGACGGACCTGATCGCGGGCCGCGTGGACGTCAAGGTCGACGCCTACGCGACTTCCATCGGCCTGATACAGAAGGGCGAGTTGCGGGCGCTGGCGGTCACGGGCAAGGGCCGGATTCCGCAACTGCCCGACGTGCCCGCCGTCGAGGAAACCTATCCCGGCTTCGAATCGTCGATCTGGATGGGCGTGGCCGCGCCCGCGGGCGTGCCGCCGGACGTGGTGAAGAAGCTGGGCCAGGCCTTTGCAGAAGCCATCAAGGATCCGGCGGTGGTCCATAGCCTGGATACCCAGGGCATCTACCCCCTGGCTTTGTCGGGCCCGCAATTGGGCGACCTGATCCACAGCGAAATCGGGAAATGGGCCAAGACCATCAAGGACGCCGGCATCGTGGCGCAGTAA
- a CDS encoding helix-turn-helix domain-containing protein codes for MPPPFILSTPAQLGVVLQSARKAQGLTQSALAGRMGLSQSRVSHLELHAQELSVAQLLSWCAALGLELTVGPRGDAASSPSARTDW; via the coding sequence ATGCCGCCGCCTTTTATCCTGTCGACCCCTGCCCAACTGGGGGTGGTCCTACAGTCCGCCCGCAAGGCGCAAGGGCTGACCCAGTCCGCGCTGGCCGGACGCATGGGCCTGAGCCAATCGAGGGTTTCGCATCTGGAATTGCACGCCCAGGAGCTGAGCGTGGCGCAATTGTTGAGCTGGTGCGCGGCCTTGGGGCTGGAATTGACCGTCGGTCCTCGCGGGGATGCCGCCTCGTCGCCAAGCGCGCGAACGGACTGGTGA
- a CDS encoding type II toxin-antitoxin system HipA family toxin translates to MGRRSHSRSLSIWTNGVRVGRWTIPVRGEPELRYDPDWVEADIGRPLSLSLPFSMQNLPIKGERVANFFDNLLPDSDAIRRRGAERFRTGSTDPFDLLKAIGRECVGAVQILGEDEIPADFDRIEGKPLSEEDIERHLIETVSPQAFAAGRDPDADFRISLAGAQEKTAFLWWDGQWLAPRGVTPTSHIFKLPLGLMGGRQADFTTSVDNEWLCLRLLKAYGLNVAEARIATFGQQRVLVVERFDRRLAPDGQWLMRLPQEDFCQVEGCSPLRKYENEGGPGLKALFATLRQSVDAEADMKTLMAAQVLFWLLRAPDGHAKNFSIQLLPRGRFRLTRLYDVMSAYPVLGDGPRQWSAQEIKLAMALLGKNRHYEMHGIQRRHFNSTARKVGYAPTAEPIIEELLARTPAAIAEAQADLPKDFSPRVADAILGGLRHAARTLEGMAP, encoded by the coding sequence ATGGGCCGCAGATCGCACAGCCGCAGCCTGTCCATCTGGACCAACGGCGTCCGCGTCGGGCGATGGACGATCCCCGTGCGTGGGGAGCCGGAATTGCGCTACGACCCGGATTGGGTGGAAGCCGACATCGGCCGGCCGCTTTCACTGTCGCTGCCTTTCTCCATGCAGAACCTGCCGATCAAGGGAGAGAGGGTCGCCAACTTCTTCGACAACCTGCTGCCGGACAGCGACGCCATTCGCCGCCGCGGGGCGGAGCGCTTCAGGACGGGATCGACCGATCCCTTCGATCTGCTCAAGGCCATCGGACGGGAGTGCGTGGGCGCCGTGCAGATCCTGGGTGAAGACGAGATACCGGCGGACTTCGATCGCATCGAGGGCAAGCCGCTGTCCGAAGAGGACATCGAACGGCACTTGATCGAAACCGTTTCGCCGCAAGCCTTCGCCGCCGGCCGGGACCCGGATGCGGACTTCCGCATTTCCCTGGCCGGCGCGCAAGAAAAGACAGCCTTTCTGTGGTGGGACGGACAGTGGCTGGCGCCGCGCGGCGTCACGCCCACGAGCCATATCTTCAAGCTTCCATTAGGCTTGATGGGCGGGCGCCAGGCGGACTTCACCACGTCCGTCGACAACGAGTGGCTGTGCCTGAGACTGCTGAAGGCCTATGGATTGAACGTCGCCGAGGCGCGTATCGCAACCTTCGGGCAGCAGCGCGTCCTCGTGGTGGAGCGCTTCGACCGGCGTCTCGCCCCCGACGGGCAATGGCTCATGCGTCTGCCGCAGGAAGATTTCTGCCAGGTCGAGGGCTGTTCGCCGTTGCGCAAATACGAAAACGAAGGCGGCCCGGGGCTGAAGGCTTTGTTCGCCACGCTGCGGCAATCGGTCGACGCCGAGGCGGACATGAAAACGCTGATGGCCGCGCAAGTCCTGTTCTGGTTGCTACGGGCGCCCGACGGCCACGCCAAGAATTTCAGCATCCAGCTTCTGCCGCGCGGCCGCTTCCGGTTGACCCGGCTGTACGACGTGATGTCGGCCTATCCGGTCCTGGGCGACGGCCCCAGGCAATGGTCCGCGCAGGAAATCAAACTGGCAATGGCCTTGCTCGGCAAGAACCGGCACTATGAAATGCACGGCATTCAACGCAGGCATTTCAACAGCACCGCGCGGAAAGTCGGCTATGCCCCGACCGCCGAGCCGATCATCGAAGAACTCCTCGCCCGCACGCCGGCAGCCATTGCCGAAGCGCAAGCGGACCTGCCGAAGGATTTTTCGCCGCGCGTCGCCGATGCCATCCTGGGTGGGCTGCGGCACGCCGCGAGAACACTCGAGGGCATGGCGCCGTGA
- a CDS encoding transporter substrate-binding domain-containing protein, protein MKRRNAILSALALVLLAASQAAYADRLQNIIDSGKLTVAVVQDYPPYGSVGADLQPIGYDIDTAGLIARKLGVKLVLVSVTSTNRIPYIISGKVDMVIANLGKTAEREKVISFSHAYAPYYNGVFGPPQDKVERMADLAGKTIGVTRGSIEDLELTQGAPASTTIKRFEDSNSTMSAFLSGQVDLVATGNAVAATVLSKNPPRRPETKFLIKSSPCAIGINKDEKPLLAKVNDIIDQAKADGELSAISKKWLRIDLPKDL, encoded by the coding sequence ATGAAACGAAGAAACGCCATTCTCTCCGCCCTCGCCCTGGTCCTGCTGGCGGCGAGCCAGGCTGCCTACGCCGACCGGCTGCAGAACATCATCGATTCGGGCAAGCTCACGGTGGCCGTGGTCCAGGACTATCCGCCGTATGGTTCGGTGGGGGCGGACCTCCAGCCCATCGGCTATGACATCGACACCGCCGGGCTCATCGCGCGCAAGCTGGGTGTGAAACTGGTCCTGGTAAGCGTGACGAGCACGAACCGGATCCCTTACATCATATCGGGCAAGGTCGACATGGTCATCGCGAACCTGGGAAAGACGGCGGAGCGTGAGAAGGTGATCTCCTTCTCGCATGCCTATGCGCCCTACTACAACGGCGTGTTCGGACCGCCCCAGGACAAGGTCGAGCGCATGGCCGACCTGGCGGGAAAGACGATAGGCGTCACCCGCGGGTCGATCGAGGACCTGGAGCTTACCCAGGGCGCGCCGGCCTCCACGACGATCAAGCGTTTCGAGGACAGCAACAGCACCATGTCGGCGTTCCTGTCGGGACAAGTGGACCTGGTCGCGACCGGCAACGCCGTGGCGGCCACCGTGCTGAGCAAGAACCCGCCGCGCAGGCCCGAAACCAAATTCCTGATCAAGAGCTCGCCTTGCGCCATCGGCATTAACAAGGACGAGAAGCCGCTCCTGGCCAAGGTCAACGACATCATCGACCAGGCCAAGGCCGACGGCGAACTCTCGGCCATTTCAAAGAAGTGGCTCCGCATCGATCTTCCGAAAGACCTGTGA
- a CDS encoding ureidoglycolate lyase: MKNLLKLDVLTKEAFAPYGDVIECREGEFHHINNGMVERYHDLASVQAGAPEGRIGISLMRATPYRLPHEVDFLERHPLSSQAFMPTSATRFIIVVAPRGPTVALADVRGFISQPGQGVNYAPGVWHHVLFATEACDFIVVDRVGGGPNCDKFNFDAGDRPVIADAPFVH; encoded by the coding sequence ATGAAGAATCTCTTGAAGCTGGACGTCCTCACCAAGGAGGCCTTCGCGCCTTACGGAGACGTCATCGAATGCCGCGAAGGAGAGTTCCACCATATCAACAACGGCATGGTGGAGCGATACCATGACCTGGCATCGGTGCAGGCCGGCGCGCCCGAGGGAAGAATCGGCATCAGCCTGATGCGCGCGACGCCCTACCGCTTGCCGCACGAGGTCGATTTCCTGGAACGCCATCCGCTATCCAGCCAGGCTTTCATGCCCACCTCTGCCACCCGCTTCATCATTGTCGTGGCGCCGCGCGGGCCCACGGTCGCCCTGGCCGACGTGCGGGGCTTCATCAGCCAGCCCGGGCAAGGCGTCAACTATGCGCCGGGCGTCTGGCACCACGTCCTTTTTGCGACCGAAGCCTGCGATTTCATCGTCGTCGATCGCGTCGGCGGCGGACCCAACTGCGACAAGTTCAATTTCGATGCCGGCGATCGGCCGGTCATCGCCGACGCCCCTTTCGTCCACTAG
- a CDS encoding FadR/GntR family transcriptional regulator, whose translation MKSTSHKPLGEPAAVAVDPARAVPARRRVPSVPLRTPVTQHALERMQNLIAEGAWAEGTRIPSQRELADSLGVSRSSLREAISSLEGMGLVRVEPGRGVFVSAIDDDVGATRNARVHEIDHTPAELYEARLLMEGWAAALAAVYMTEPTLRKLRELVAAMGDTVASHDVARLNQLDFEFHSIISMSCQNKLVRSLLAPIYSEEQMSAPHILDTAFLSSRIREHEQIVDALATRDPNAAQRAMRNHILRSAKRVQVQLPEHVHLLP comes from the coding sequence ATGAAATCGACTTCGCATAAACCCCTAGGTGAACCGGCGGCGGTGGCGGTCGATCCCGCGCGCGCCGTGCCGGCTCGCCGGCGGGTGCCGTCCGTCCCCTTGCGCACGCCCGTCACGCAGCACGCGCTGGAGCGCATGCAGAACCTGATCGCCGAGGGCGCCTGGGCCGAAGGCACGCGCATCCCGTCGCAGCGCGAATTGGCGGATTCCCTGGGCGTCAGCCGTTCGTCCTTGCGGGAAGCGATCTCGTCCCTCGAAGGCATGGGCCTGGTTCGCGTCGAGCCGGGGCGCGGCGTGTTTGTCTCCGCGATCGATGACGACGTCGGGGCCACGCGCAACGCGCGCGTCCACGAAATCGACCACACGCCCGCCGAACTCTACGAAGCGCGTTTGCTGATGGAAGGCTGGGCTGCCGCCTTGGCGGCCGTCTACATGACCGAGCCGACCCTGCGCAAGCTGCGCGAACTGGTGGCCGCCATGGGCGATACGGTCGCGTCGCACGACGTGGCGCGGCTGAACCAACTGGATTTCGAATTCCATTCCATCATTTCGATGAGCTGCCAGAACAAGCTGGTGCGCTCCTTGCTCGCGCCCATCTATTCCGAGGAGCAGATGAGCGCGCCGCATATCCTGGACACGGCATTCCTGAGCAGCCGCATCCGCGAACACGAGCAGATCGTCGACGCGCTGGCGACGCGCGACCCCAATGCCGCCCAACGCGCCATGCGCAACCACATCCTGCGCAGCGCCAAGCGCGTCCAGGTCCAGTTGCCGGAGCATGTCCATCTTTTGCCGTGA
- the allE gene encoding (S)-ureidoglycine aminohydrolase: MAKKQILAPGVFAHSRAALTTHYAVMPPEGILESRIPGIEGATIRIQAAPALGAEFAQLLMDIQPGGGMTHPRNDGMQAFFYVVSGAVQLEMAGQSHTLASGGFAYAPAHTAVRLFNASAEPARVCWIKKPYEPVEGLAPPDPLVGNQDSVEKVNKHTRGRTWQHLLPDTDPAFDFAVNILRFAPGNYFPMVETHIMEHGLYMLEGQGMYLLQNDWHECWAEDFIYMAPFCPQFFYATGWGEASYLLYKNVNRDVTF; the protein is encoded by the coding sequence ATGGCGAAGAAACAGATATTGGCGCCCGGCGTATTCGCTCACAGCCGCGCCGCGTTGACGACGCATTACGCGGTCATGCCGCCGGAGGGCATCCTCGAAAGCAGGATACCCGGCATCGAAGGCGCCACGATACGCATCCAGGCCGCGCCGGCGCTGGGCGCGGAATTCGCGCAGCTCTTGATGGACATCCAACCAGGCGGCGGCATGACCCATCCGCGCAACGACGGCATGCAGGCCTTCTTCTACGTCGTGTCGGGCGCCGTACAACTGGAAATGGCGGGCCAGTCCCACACCCTGGCGTCGGGCGGCTTCGCTTACGCGCCCGCGCACACGGCGGTACGGCTGTTCAACGCGTCGGCGGAACCGGCGCGCGTATGCTGGATCAAGAAACCCTACGAACCCGTCGAAGGCCTGGCGCCGCCCGACCCGCTCGTCGGGAACCAGGACAGCGTCGAAAAAGTGAACAAGCATACGCGGGGGCGGACGTGGCAGCACCTGTTGCCCGACACCGATCCCGCCTTCGATTTCGCCGTGAACATTCTTCGCTTCGCGCCGGGCAACTACTTTCCCATGGTCGAGACGCACATCATGGAGCACGGCCTGTACATGCTGGAGGGACAGGGCATGTATCTGCTGCAGAACGACTGGCACGAATGCTGGGCGGAGGACTTCATCTACATGGCGCCGTTCTGCCCGCAATTCTTCTACGCGACGGGGTGGGGAGAAGCGTCCTACCTGCTCTACAAGAACGTCAATCGCGACGTGACGTTCTGA
- the alc gene encoding allantoicase, which produces MVASGSNDKILIRERAGVPQAYAAYEQTHVNLADERLGAKVVAASDEWYAPAQRLLDPAQPNYYYHDDEGMRYVDGWETSRRRAAGHEWCVIGLGRPGELAAVGIDTRFFTGNYPLAVSIEGCALDGGAPLEEAVWRPLLPITPAAGDTPALHPLERTGRITHIRLNMHPDGGMARLRVFGKIDGDGTLAQGELADLAALENGACVLGCSDSHFGSVNALIAPGPSVAWGKGWESRRKRTPGHDWAVIALATPGRIEQALVDTKYYTGNFPAGFSLQGACAADVPPALILNEAMHWPELLDRQALQGGSEHLVPLPAHAQRIVTHVRLNIYPDGGVTRLRLFGRPARGA; this is translated from the coding sequence ATGGTGGCATCAGGAAGCAACGACAAGATCCTCATCCGCGAACGCGCCGGCGTTCCCCAGGCCTACGCGGCCTATGAACAGACCCATGTGAACCTGGCCGACGAGCGGCTGGGCGCCAAGGTGGTTGCGGCGTCGGACGAATGGTATGCCCCCGCCCAGCGCCTTCTGGATCCGGCCCAGCCCAATTATTACTACCATGATGACGAAGGCATGCGCTACGTCGACGGATGGGAGACGTCGCGGCGCCGGGCGGCGGGACACGAATGGTGCGTGATCGGCCTGGGACGCCCGGGCGAACTGGCGGCCGTCGGCATCGACACGCGGTTCTTCACCGGCAATTACCCGCTTGCCGTCTCGATCGAAGGCTGCGCCCTGGATGGCGGTGCGCCGCTGGAAGAAGCGGTTTGGCGGCCGCTGCTCCCGATCACCCCGGCAGCCGGCGATACGCCCGCGCTCCATCCCCTGGAGCGCACCGGGCGCATCACCCACATCCGTTTGAATATGCACCCCGACGGGGGCATGGCGCGGCTGCGCGTATTCGGCAAAATCGACGGAGACGGCACCCTGGCCCAAGGCGAGCTGGCCGATCTGGCGGCGCTGGAGAACGGCGCCTGCGTCCTGGGATGCAGCGACTCGCATTTCGGCTCGGTCAACGCATTGATCGCCCCCGGCCCCTCGGTGGCCTGGGGCAAGGGCTGGGAAAGCAGGCGCAAGCGCACGCCGGGACACGACTGGGCCGTCATCGCGCTTGCCACCCCCGGCAGGATCGAGCAGGCGCTGGTCGACACGAAGTACTACACCGGCAACTTTCCAGCGGGATTTTCGCTTCAGGGCGCATGCGCCGCGGATGTCCCGCCCGCGTTGATCCTCAACGAAGCCATGCATTGGCCGGAACTATTGGACCGCCAGGCATTGCAAGGCGGAAGCGAGCACCTCGTCCCGCTTCCGGCACATGCGCAACGCATCGTCACGCACGTGCGGTTGAACATATATCCCGACGGCGGGGTCACGCGCCTGCGCCTGTTCGGACGGCCCGCCCGCGGCGCATGA